Below is a window of Dictyostelium discoideum AX4 chromosome 1 chromosome, whole genome shotgun sequence DNA.
ttttttttttacacacaatttttaaaaaaaaaaaaaaaaaaaaaaaaaaaaaaaaaaaatgagtttttcacaaaaaaaaaaaattcactCACTCCTCCAAAAATCAAACCAACAAACATtcaatgataatattttaaataatgacaacaacaactacaacaacaactacaacattGAAAATGGTATTGGTTTAATAGATGTATCATCATTTACAAATCTCTCAACTCCATTcttaacatttaaaaaagatgcATTTTCAATTCCACCATCCGTATCTCCACCATTGTCACCAAGTCTTTCATTTGTTATTGCACCAACTCCGATTATTGCCTCTCCAATTGCTTTGTTGTCTTCATCGGTATCAAGTACACCATCTACCTCTCCATTTGCTTCTCCAATTAAACACTTTCAAGATCCTACTGAttctaatttaaattataacaataataataataataataacaacaacaataataacaacaacaacaacgataataataataattataataataataatagtggtaccTTTAGCTTTTATGATAGCataaataacaacaataatactcaaggatattattattctaatggttcatcattatcattatcatcgtcttcatcattatcatctcAAAACTCTGGATACAGTGTTGAATCATTCTATTCACCATCAAATTCATACTCTCCTTTTGATGATAGTATTCTCTCCCCTTCTTTGTGCTTAATTTCTCAATCTCCATCTCAGTTTTTATCATCTCATTCACCatttcaatcattttcaccaccaccaacaccatcaccatGTACTATTCATAATAACTTTAACAACAGCAACattaataaacaatcaaataataataataataataataataataataataataataataataataataataataataataataataataataatagtagtaatttaataacatcaccaccaccaagtTCATTACCACATCAACAATGTCCAATTCAAGAGAATATTCGTAatgtaattaattatttaggATGTTGTTATAGATTTGGAAAAGTTGAAAAGAGTACATTGGTAAAGTATTTGGATTTAGCATTCAATGATTTTGGTGTATCTGCCGAGTATTTCGCAAAGAGATCATTGGAAAAGGATGCAATCATTCCAGACGTTTATTGTAAAATGATGGATATGaacattgataatttattgaaTGAATTGGTAAACTTTGGTTCAAAGAGACATTTCTATTCATTTGCAAGAAAGTATTCATGTCTCGATTCAAGAAGTTACTTTGATGATTATATCGAAGGTACAATCATTAAACAAATCTTGATCGAAATTAAAACCACAACCGATACTGGTACTTTATTGgtagataatgaaaaatttaatgaaatctATTCAGATGGTTTAATTTGTTTCAATGATAGCGAATTGTTAAACTCAAAAGGTTTCATTCCATCAGAAGCTTTACCATCGAATCATATCACCGAGAATGTTCTCTCAAAGAAGGATTCAAAAGCTGCCATCAactatttcaattatttaattcatggTTCGGTAAAATTAATCATTGGTAGAATTGAATATACTTGTGTTGGTTCTGTTGATATCCTTCCAAATAGAAAGTTATGTggtagtttaaaaaataaattcttaAATGCCTATGCAATTCATCAACAATTgactcaacaacaacaacaacaacaacaacaacaacaacaacaacaacaacaacaacaacaacaacaacaaaaacaacaaattggTAAAGAATTTACTTCTAAAATGTATGCTCTCAAAACTATGATAATGACTGCTTTTTATTATCACCTTTATCATTTCAGTTCATCCAATTTTGTATTacacaaataattattttcacagtttataaaaaaaaaagaaaaaaagaaaaaagaaaaaaaaaaaaaaaacaaaaataatatgtataaatatataaataaatatatttatatctacaaaaaaaaaaaaaaaataaccacataaaaagaaaaacgtgattaaaaaaaaaaaaaaaaaattttaaaaatatatatctacaaaaattaattttgactAATAACCTAATTGTTATTGTCCGactgtttaaaaaataaaaagataaaaaataaaagatttctataactatttatttcaaaagaaagattaacaagttattaaaatatattaattagaCCATCTATTTGtatagattaaaaaaatgaaataataattgttaaatttatttattaataatttttttattttttttatttttttttttctaaaaattttattaatttataacctttaaaataaatattttttaaataattatatttcattaattaaaaatggataAAAGTTTAgcagaaaaaataaaaaatgtggATATTACCCCAAAAGAAATTTCCCATTTTAAAACAAAGGGTTTTATTCAAATAGATGATGTTTTTGATGTTAATTTAGTAGATCAAAAGTTGAAACACTTTTCGATGGAAAATTTCCAACTAATATATGGCCAGATGgtacttaatttttttaaaaaaaaaaaaaaaaaaaaaaaaaaaaaaaaaaaaaaaatttttttaataattatattagtaacctttctttattaaataaattttagaaTGGAATTATCGTAAAGGGTTATCAGTTGAAAATTCAACAAGAGAAATTGTTAATATTTGGAAGTGTGATCCATTTTTTgctaaaattatatttaatgaaaatattggaAAAATGATTTGCGATTTAATGGGATGGTCAGGATGTCGTTTAGCACAAGACGAGTTATTTTGGAAACCACATTTAGGTGGTAGTGTAGGGTATCATCAAGATGGACcatatttagattttttacCAGCTGAAACTATTGCAATATGGGTACCATTAAATGatgtttcaattgaaaatggtacACTAGAATATGCAACTGGAAGTCATAATTGGAAAACTCCAAGTGGTATAATAGATGATTTTCATAAtccattaaaatttaaactaAAAATGGAGGATGCTGCCATGATTGAAGGAATTGAAAAACCAGATATTCATGTGGTAACTTTGAAAAGAGGTGGAGTATCATTTCATCATGGTAAATTATGGCATGGTTCTTCAAAGAATCCAAGTTCTACCAAAGAGATGTGCTTTTCATTTCATACCAGAAAATTGTGTATTCAATGATAATACTGGTTATTTTTATGGTCATTATAAATTCTTTGACAGTAATAGAGTTGAAGAATCATTCTTCCCAATTACTTATTCATCTTCAGGTAAAAGATCAAAGTGttgtgattatttttattctgaTGATAggataattaataaattttaattaaatattgaaagtataaaaactaaaaaaaaaaaaaaaaaaaaaaaaaaaaataaataaaaattaaatgtttagACTGCAAATCAAtaacatttataaatttaatttcttgttaatttaattttcaggataaaaatattattttaaattttttttttctgccATATAAAAATCTCATTACGCAGCTCcccttaatttttttaatcataaaaaaaattcttttttttattttaagattttttttttattttttttttttaaaatatagaaAAAGTTGGCACGTGGTTTAGATTTTTATATACTGATTCTTtgaaatggtttttttttttttttttattttttttttttattgtttttttaaaacaaaaaccttcttttttcacttttacttttactttttttttatttttttattttattttattttttttaaagatgtcaaaaatatcaaataaaatgaaagcTTATGGGGGAATagtattcttttttttatttatttttttcaataaagtTAGTTGTCAATTGGTTAGAGATTCAATACCGAACCAATTGGATATAGAGAGTTtctcacaacaacaaagttatttattttatcaagatacatcaaattcaacaaaatgCTCTTATACTTTAAGGTTTATTGTAAAAGATAACGATAGTGGTACattaagtttaaaaaaacttttttcaaCAGATAGCCCAAATATTTTATACTCGACAAAAACTTCGACATCAACGGTTTTAGTTGTTGAATTTAGTGGAATAATTCCTATTGGTTCCCACACTTCAAATTTAACGGCAATGTCATTATATCCACCAATTCGAATTGTCCAATCTGATTATAGTTTAACTTTAACTTGTTCatgtaatatttttttgatataaaaaaaaaaaaaaaaaaaaaaaaaaaaaaaaaaaaaaaaaaaaaaaaaataataataataataatttatttataaaaaataataataataataattatataaaatattaatattttatttttcttcttataaaaataaatataaaataaaaataaatgatcaaaaaaaaataaaaattatagtgGTTGATTCGTCAAcattaacaataacaattGATGATGTGATAAATTATGATACAAATATGGCATTTTATTCATCAATTAGAATTCATGGTATGGATTATCATAGATTTAATTCATTGGATTCTTTAGGTTCAGATATTTTTTTCCCATTCGCCAGAACTAATATATTTGGATATAATTGGGATcctttaatatttgaaaatcaaagaaattcaatttttacaatttcaattgtaGTTTCAggtgtaataataaatttaaaaacaaaatctttttattttaatggtaaaaatctatttatcttatttatatttaatattattgaaaaaaaaaaaaaaaaaaattaattaaattattattatcatagtTCCATATCCAACAgctcaaatttattatttttttccacaAAACATTATATCTACCCCTTTTAATGAATTCGGATTTCATTATTCCCCAGTGCTTTCTACCACTAGTAACACACAAACAGCAAAACCATAtcaactattattatcacctaataaattatatactTTTTCAAAACCAATTTCTGGTAAAAAAGGTAGAATGTCTTTTATTGCAGCTTTTCAGAATTCATATGGGTTAAATAACTTTTCACTTATCAGTCCACTTGAAGATCAGCCAAGAATATCATTACCTCTGAATATAAAAGGTACGtactttaataataataataataataataaaaataataataatgattattaatattattaactgggaaaaaaaaacttttaaagaattttataaTGGTTCATATGGAAATCCTCAACTTATTTTGTCGTTATATGGTTTTGGTTCTATAAATATACCAACTTTGATACCATTATTTCAAGTGACATTTACTGGTAGTTATTATAGATTTTTTGATAATCAATACAAGGTTGGAGTTGATAAACTTGATGCTGGTTGGCCATTTGGGTATATTAGTGGTAATCAAACAACCTATGTTCACTCTGTTGACTTTTTAAGACCAATAAACTATTCAGCACTATCTATCATATATAGATTTGGAAGTACTTTaccaaatgaatttttttatcaatctGTTGTAACCAACCTTGGTAAGTAAAATAACaatactttttattattattattattattattatttaaacctCTTGGTGATGAAATGCCAttatgatgattattattattattattattattaattaaaaacacataataaattatttacatttaattaaattattttatagtaACGGAAACAACCCAACCAATTTTGGTCAGTTATAGCTTCAAACGTTTAAAAGGAAagaattcaaattatttattcacagcaaatataatttcaaagaatGGAGTAAAGAGAATTAtatttgatgatattgattatGGTTTAAAAACATTAGTTTCaggttcaaataaaaatggtgtTTATGAAATTATATATACACCATCACAAAATTCATTCTCTGggataatttcttttttatgtTATGAcatttatgaaaataatttctaCTATTTCCAAGACCAAATTGTTTCTTATGAAccatttttagtttttaaagtTCCTGATTGTCTTTCAAATTgtagttatttttatttaaaatttaaaagtatatataaatatattaattatttgttttttttaatttagatATAAGCGTGGATAGTTTTGATAACATCAGTTTCGCaaagaataatttaaatttattaaattcagcAGGTTATAATACAATGTATTTAAATTCGAGTAAAATTGATCCTGATTCACAACTAGTACTAATTTTGATGGatccaatttcaaaatcatatCAAAGTGCTCAAGGTAATATTCTTTATGGTTCATTTCCAATTGTTtatgattcaaatttaaaattatttacatgTGATTTCATTgtaccaaaaaataatttatttggtgAAGTTTCGTactatattaaatttacaaatggTGTTTTGACAAGTAATGAATTAGGACCAAATACACCAAAATTATTAGTAAATGAAAcatgtatgtatttttttaatttttaaaaaataaatagtttaaatttttatttttttaacctttttttttttaattaaataaatttagatCTAGATAATCAAGGACCAATTTTTAGTTTATTAGTCCCGTTAAATAATGGAGTAATGgttgatgataatagtaGGGAATAtggatatatttttaatattacagATGATCTTAATGGATTTAGTAGCGGTAGTATAACAGTAAAAGGTTCAATagataattcaaaatatgTATTCAACTTTTCATTATCAGATGCAATGTAtggtaataaatttgaaagtcaatatcaaattttaattccagTTTCAAAACAATGTATATCACAAGTTTATATTATCACCAATGTAATTTTAAGagatacaaataatattacatcaatttataatatttatagtAATAATCCAGACCCAACCATAActccatttttaaaattttatgatGATGGTATTGGATCaacatatttaaatataatttgtaATCCTCCTATACCAATTGATGAAGATTATCAACAATTAGTTTCTTTCAAACATTCAATTACAAACTCAATTATTGATGttggtaaattaaataattcaattagatTTGACTTTTCAATTGATACACCTAGAACAGGTATAAAAGATAATCAATTACCAATAGTTTATATAATTAGTGAAAAATTGGATAAAGTCGAATGCCTTTCAACTTTAGAACTAGTAGATAAAATATATGGAACTACAAATTACACATGTACAACTACATTACCAATTGGTTTTGGTTATCCTggtattttgattttttcaatttatggttttataaataatgcaggttatttttttggttatCCAACAGATACAATTGCTAAATTTTTTCCATCATCATATTATGTCAATATAAACTACCTTGTTGATGAAGAACCAATTATTACATCGactgataatattttttcaactggtggtaatttattaatttatggtaaatcattatcaaatacaAAACAAGtatcaatttattattctgAAACCAATGTACAAAGTACAATAGTTCAAGATGAAATATATGGATCAAGTGCAGTTttaatcaattcaatttCGGAAACATCAAAAccatttaaaattcaaataattacaaCTTCtggtttaaaa
It encodes the following:
- a CDS encoding phytanoyl-CoA dioxygenase family protein — its product is MDKSLAEKIKNVDITPKEISHFKTKEWNYRKGLSVENSTREIVNIWKCDPFFAKIIFNENIGKMICDLMGWSGCRLAQDELFWKPHLGGSVGYHQDGPYLDFLPAETIAIWVPLNDVSIENGTLEYATGSHNWKTPSGIIDDFHNPLKFKLKMEDAAMIEGIEKPDIHVVTLKRGGVSFHHGKLWHGSSKNPSSTKEMCFSFHTRKLCIQ
- a CDS encoding EGF-like domain-containing protein; its protein translation is MSKISNKMKAYGGIVFFFLFIFFNKVSCQLVRDSIPNQLDIESFSQQQSYLFYQDTSNSTKCSYTLRFIVKDNDSGTLSLKKLFSTDSPNILYSTKTSTSTVLVVEFSGIIPIGSHTSNLTAMSLYPPIRIVQSDYSLTLTCSLVDSSTLTITIDDVINYDTNMAFYSSIRIHGMDYHRFNSLDSLGSDIFFPFARTNIFGYNWDPLIFENQRNSIFTISIVVSGVIINLKTKSFYFNVPYPTAQIYYFFPQNIISTPFNEFGFHYSPVLSTTSNTQTAKPYQLLLSPNKLYTFSKPISGKKGRMSFIAAFQNSYGLNNFSLISPLEDQPRISLPLNIKEFYNGSYGNPQLILSLYGFGSINIPTLIPLFQVTFTGSYYRFFDNQYKVGVDKLDAGWPFGYISGNQTTYVHSVDFLRPINYSALSIIYRFGSTLPNEFFYQSVVTNLVTETTQPILVSYSFKRLKGKNSNYLFTANIISKNGVKRIIFDDIDYGLKTLVSGSNKNGVYEIIYTPSQNSFSGIISFLCYDIYENNFYYFQDQIVSYEPFLVFKVPDCLSNCSYFYLKFKNISVDSFDNISFAKNNLNLLNSAGYNTMYLNSSKIDPDSQLVLILMDPISKSYQSAQGNILYGSFPIVYDSNLKLFTCDFIVPKNNLFGEVSYYIKFTNGVLTSNELGPNTPKLLVNETYLDNQGPIFSLLVPLNNGVMVDDNSREYGYIFNITDDLNGFSSGSITVKGSIDNSKYVFNFSLSDAMYGNKFESQYQILIPVSKQCISQVYIITNVILRDTNNITSIYNIYSNNPDPTITPFLKFYDDGIGSTYLNIICNPPIPIDEDYQQLVSFKHSITNSIIDVGKLNNSIRFDFSIDTPRTGIKDNQLPIVYIISEKLDKVECLSTLELVDKIYGTTNYTCTTTLPIGFGYPGILIFSIYGFINNAGYFFGYPTDTIAKFFPSSYYVNINYLVDEEPIITSTDNIFSTGGNLLIYGKSLSNTKQVSIYYSETNVQSTIVQDEIYGSSAVLINSISETSKPFKIQIITTSGLKSNEYWVTPIYFETTTPVIPTNPPQKCSGNPECGGKSQGYCSPNGCICFSPWIGTSCQSKVIVVPPPIVNPNEPSTNIITNSSKSETSSLVGVISIVSLRELDHNNKVIKIFKFEKWNQTNLEKNKNIYSTSIKFQDNNSNNDCFINVETEWYETLRNITFANQLLVMNPSTLKYNINITAYPFQSKLNTLQLVIRAKLTQNDYNDDICSNQEFGKTVADNSDFIQLSVKDHSLYGRFVKRGIVDGRITSIGNVKLNDLDDESNYYTSDSFVGIVIPQYTNLIQLDPDFGLLVDSSPTDSTCKKSASLSKEAKIGIIVGCIGFVIVVVIVVTLCVKYKYHIRNLKSVIKMNQIKANKN